The DNA sequence GAGTGGGAGGATGCTGAAGTAAACGTAAATTTTCTCCCTTTTTTATCATTATTACATATACAACGGATGCTGATATTGTTCGCAAAAGTGGGATACTTTCGCCTACGCATCAAAACAACGCGAAGCCTCTCGTCTCGCGACCCTCGCTCAAAGAGCTGAAAGCCACTCATCCAACGATGCGGCCAGAGCCGAAGCCCGAGCCAAGCGAAAGATCAAAGCAGAAATGCGAGAGGCATGGTCCGAACAAAAAGAACGAAAAgtgaggaaggaggaaaggagggagaagaaggatgcAAAGAAAAAGTATGAATGGGAGCTAGAGCAGGCTAATGGTGAGGGGGATCGACAAAGCAATTTGGCGGATATCGCGAAAGCGCAAGcggagaggaagaagaagagagagagggaagaagagagctgggatgaggagatgggAAAGGAGTATAAGAGTCTGAAGCAAGAGATCAAGGAGGAAAAGTCTGTCAGAAAGTCAAGTAAGGGAGGAATGGGGGGGGGAGGTATAGGTGGTGGTATGTTTGATGACCTCGAGTGATCTTTTATCCCCTTTTCTCCTTGCATTTTGATTTCGTGTAAATCAAAAGAGTTGTATATACGATGCGAATCAACATGACATCATGAGCGAAAGCTGTTTGTCGTAATACATGTCTGTTCGTTACAAATAAAGAAATAAAGAACAATAAATGAATATCTAAAAGTCATGTCTATTAACCCCATTTCACAAGCCGAAACTACGTCCAATCTCACGCCCATGGATTATCTTCCAAATCCTGACTCATTGCGTGCTTTGGAGGATCGATAATCACACTTGTCTCCACATGATCCACCACTTCCTTAACGCCTGTCTGTATCTCGTCCTCAGTCATCACATGAGGATCATGCGCATACACTTCCTGTATTTCTTCCATTTTCCCTCCTAaccctctccttttcatcgCACTTGCGTTCGAATCCGTCTCTGGTATCTCGTGAACGATGGTTTTGCGATAAACATGAACAGGAGCATTCGTCTGCGGCTCTCCTCGCCTACGTTCACGTTCTCGAGCGGCTTCGACGGCTTCTTGATCTTCCTTGACCAAATCGACCGCGTCGGGGGGTAACCTCTTAGTGGTTGATGGTCTAACTGACTTGTCAGAGTCGGAGTTCCGGTGGTAGTCATCAGGATGACTGGGGAACACAGATTTGTTGCCTTGACTGTTTCTGTTTTTGACATGCTCttcgtcgtcgtcgtcatcgtcatcatcatcgccaatggaaaaaggggaaaaagAGGAGCCCACACCCATACCCATACCGGTGCCCGTGCGTGTGTCCCAAACAGGTGGACTTCTCTGTTTTTGAATAGCTCCTCCCTGCCGCTGCTGTGTGATGCCTCCATCATCAACCTCATCAAAGTCTGCTGGGTGCCCATTTCCATTGCGagttgatgatgacgaagaGTTGAGGCGTTGTACGGATGGAGGGTGATCTGCCCCTATACCACTTTGTCAATCCCTTTTTTACATCCAACAAATGACAATATTGTCAGACTTACATGTGCCATACACTTTCCTGCTTTCGCCTTTCCATTTCgcctttccctttcctttgTCTTTGCTTTTACTGCTATTCTTACTCTTGGTTGCTGAACtcgccctcctcctcccttccCCCTGCCCGTCCTCACCGCCAAGCCCCATTCCATCCCTAACTCTCAACCCACTCCTCGTCCATCTCCCCTTCAAAATaccttcctcctcctcccttctcctcctcttcgcTTCCTCTTTACTCACATCCACATTAGGGAACCCTGCATACCCTATCCTCCTTGCCCGCTCGTACATTGAATCTTCCATCTCGTCTGCAGAGTGGAAAGTAAGGCTTGGGGCATCCGAATCATCTGAAGAATCACTGTCAAACATCCGTTGCCCACTTGTATAGGGGGAATAGCGCCCAGGATCAGGATGCACAACCCTGGCCGCCTGCTGAGGAAGTAACGGCGCATATCCCTCTCTCTGCGCCAACCTTTCATCCACTT is a window from the Cryptococcus gattii WM276 chromosome L, complete sequence genome containing:
- a CDS encoding uncharacterized protein (Similar to TIGR gene model, INSD accession AAW45136.1), with product MSTTIQQGDTDAGAGNHLPVWLLAMSGIFTAVATAISMMSIVLQLKNYRKPTLQRAVVRIMVMVPLYAISSLIALFSLDAAFFIDAIRDLYEAFVIYTFLQLLITYLGGERSLLIILHGRPPIAHPFPVNIFLQPMDVSDPWVLLNLKRGVLQYVQVKPLLVLVVIALKATGTYQEGRFATDSGYTYVSIAYNASICLSLYCLAMFWVAVNKDLKPFRPVPKFLCVKGILFFSFWQSIGISLLVAMGAIKKVGPYTDPEHMSLALVDSLICFEMPIFAIAHQYAFQASDYIDHNLIYAARLPFIYAFRDAFGFKDVWQDTIDTFKGRGVSYQAYEPAEGGLHYGVGRQKRIRAGLRYAKGGKQKYWMPKPGDEARMKGQNGLITNMKRKVDERLAQREGYAPLLPQQAARVVHPDPGRYSPYTSGQRMFDSDSSDDSDAPSLTFHSADEMEDSMYERARRIGYAGFPNVDVSKEEAKRRRREEEEGILKGRWTRSGLRVRDGMGLGGEDGQGEGRRRASSATKSKNSSKSKDKGKGKAKWKGESRKVYGTWADHPPSVQRLNSSSSSTRNGNGHPADFDEVDDGGITQQRQGGAIQKQRSPPVWDTRTGTGMGMGVGSSFSPFSIGDDDDDDDDDEEHVKNRNSQGNKSVFPSHPDDYHRNSDSDKSVRPSTTKRLPPDAVDLVKEDQEAVEAARERERRRGEPQTNAPVHVYRKTIVHEIPETDSNASAMKRRGLGGKMEEIQEVYAHDPHVMTEDEIQTGVKEVVDHVETSVIIDPPKHAMSQDLEDNPWA